The following nucleotide sequence is from Flavimarina sp. Hel_I_48.
TCGCGATCACGGGCAGTAACGGGAAGACCACGACCACCTCAATGGTAGCGCATATTTTAAAGGTAGCGGGCTTAAAAAGTATTGCTGCCGGAAACATAGGAGATAGTTTCGCAAGAGGAGTGGCAGAAAAGGATATTGAAAATTATGTGCTTGAAATCAGCAGTTTTCAGCTGGATGGGATCGTTGATTTTGCCCCGCATATTGCAATAATCACAAACATTACCCCAGACCATCTGGATCGGTATGAGTACAAATTTGAAAACTACATCGCATCAAAATTCAGGATTGCGATGAACCAGACCGAAAGTGATTATCTCATCTATGATGCAGATGATACGGTGATCACAGACTGGCTTGAAAAGCATCCCGTCAAGGCACGGCTGCTTCCATTTTCGGTATTAAAAAAAGTAAAAGAAGGGGCTTATTTGGCCAACGATAAAATAATAATAGAAATAGACAATAACCAACTTACTATGTCAACAGCAAATCTATCCATGAAGGGTGTGCACAATACAAAAAACGCAATGGCAGCAGCAACGGCCTCGCGCCTGCTTAGTATCCGCAAGGCGACCATACGGGAAAGCCTGGAAGGTTTTCAGGGTGTTGAACACCGCCTGGAACAAGTTTTAAAGATCAATAATGTTTCCTATATCAATGATTCTAAGGCGACAAACGTAAACGCAACTTTTTACGCGTTGGATAGCATGACCGCACCTACCGTCTGGATCGTGGGAGGGACAGATAAAGGCAATGATTACAAAGACCTTTTTCCACTGGTAAATGAGAAAGTGAAAGCGATCATCTGCCTGGGTGTAGACAACAGAAAGCTGATGGACACTTTTTCCAATATGGTAGATGTGATCATTGAAACGCAGAGTGTGGTAGAAGCCACTAAAATCGCCTACAAATTGGCCAACAAAGGCGAAAATGTTTTGCTTTCACCAGCATGTGCAAGTTTTGACTTGTTTGAAAATTATGAAGACCGGGGCAGACAGTTCAAAGAAGCGGTAAGAAACCTCTAGTCCCACTAACCCCCAAAGGGGGAAGTTTAAAGTAGGGTTTAAAAAATGACCTGAAAATGTAGAAAATCCAAGTTTTCGGAACAAATAATAATAGCAATAAAAATAGTAATACGGAGTACGTGAGCAAATCGTGGAACATCATAACAAATTTAAAGGGAGACCGTGCGATCTGGGCCATAGTGGCTTTTCTTGCACTGTTTTCTTTTTTGCCTGTTTATAGTGCCAGCAGTAACCTGGCCTATTTATATGGGGATGGGGATACCATTGGTTTTTTGGTGCGGCATTTTATGCATTTGGTACTTGGTTTTGCCATAATTTATGGTGTTCACCGCGTGCCTTATCACTATTTTAAAGGATTGTCCATTATCCTGCTACCGGTAATTCTTATTTTATTGATCGTGACCCTGGCGCAGGGAACGACCATAGATGGGGCGAATGCCAGCCGGTGGATACAGGTACCATTCGTGGGGTTCACCTTCCAGACATCAACGCTTGCGGCAGTAGTGCTTATGGTTTATGTGGCGCGTTACCTGTCTAAAATTCAGGATAGGGAAATAACTTTTAAGGAAAGCCTGTTGCCCTTGTGGTTGCCGGTAGGTGTTATGTTGGCCCTTATATTACCGGCCAACTTTTCCACGACCGCCATCATTGCTGCGATGACCTTTACCTTATTATTTATAGGGGGTTATCCGTTAAAATATTTGGGATCTATGTTGCTCGTTGGTTTCTTTTTACTTGCGTTTTTTGTGGTTGCTGCAAAAGCGTTTCCGAAGGCCTTTCCCAACCGGGTGGATACCTGGATGGCGCGGGTAGACAGCTTTACGGATAATGTAGATACTGAAGCAGATTATCAGATTGAAAAAGCGAAAATCGCGATTGCTACAGGCGGAGTCATGGGGCTGGGACCTGGGAAAAGTGTTCAGAAAAACTTTTTACCACAAAGTACCTCAGATTTTATTTTTGCGATCATTGTTGAAGAATGGGGACTTCTGGGCGGTATGACGTTAATGCTGCTCTATTTATTGCTGTTATTTAGGATTGTCATCGTAGCATTTAAATCCCCCAGCGTTTTTGGGAAACTGGTCGCGCTGGGTGTAGGGTTGCCCATTGTTTTTCAGGCGTTGATCAATATGGCGGTTGCGGTAGAATTATTTCCGGTAACCGGGCAAACCTTACCCATGGTGAGTAGCGGTGGTACCTCCATATGGATGACCTGCCTGGCGATAGGCATTATATTAAGTGTAAGCGCAAAACGGGAAGAAATCAGGGCACAGGAAGAAAAGGCCGAAGAAGAAATGAATCCGCTTGAGGTATTGAGTGAAGCGCTGTAATCCCCCTAACCCCCTAAGGGGAATTGAAAATTTGGTCAGTTAATAATCAGTTTTCAGCTGAAATAATAATAGAAATAACAATAATAATAATAGTTTGAAACCCTACAGATTCATCATATCAGGCGGCGGTACCGGCGGGCATATTTACCCGGCGCTGGCAATTGCCGATGGTCTCAAAGTGAAATATCCAGATGCGGAATTTCTCTTTGTGGGGGCACGTGACCGTATGGAAATGGAAAAAGTACCCCAGGCTGGGTATACTATTAAAGGTTTGTGGATCACCGGGATCAAGAGGGAACTTACCCTTTCCAACCTTATGTTTCCATTGAAGTTGATAAGTAGCTTATTGGCTTCGGTAAAAATTATAAAAACGTTCAAACCTGATGTGGTAATAGGGACGGGAGGTTTTGCCAGCGGTCCATTGTTGCAGGCGGCAAACTCTAAAAATATACCCACGCTTATACAGGAGCAAAATTCGTATGCGGGGGTGACCAATAAGTTGCTGAGCAAAAAAGCCAAGAAAATCTGTGTTGCCTATGACAATATGCAGGCATTTTTCCCTAAGGAAAAGATAGTAAAAACGGGAAATCCCGTACGTCAGGACCTGCTTGAAATCAATGATAAGCGAAGAGACGGACAGATAAAATTTAGATTAGAAGAAGGAAAACAAACCCTTTTAGTTCTTGGCGGAAGCCTTGGAGCACGAGCGATCAATGCGTTCGTTTCAAAAAATTTAGACTATATCCTTGCGCAGGGAGTGCAGGTGATCTGGCAGACCGGTAAATTATATTATGAGCAATATAAAGAGAATGACACGTTAGAAAATGTAACCGTGCTGGCGTATATAGATACAATGAATTTGGCCTATGCCGCTGCAGATCTTATCATCAGCAGGGCCGGGGCAGGATCTGTTTCTGAACTTTGTATAGTGGGCAAACCGGTGATTTTTATACCCTCACCTAATGTTGCAGAAGATCACCAGACTAAAAATGCCCAGGCGATCGCAACAAAGGATGCTGCTATTTTACTGGCTGAAAAAGAACTTGAAACGCAGTTCAAACCCATATTTGACGAACTCGTAAAAAATCCGGAAAAGCGCCGAAAATTAGGTGAAAACATAAACAAATTGGCACTTCCCCATGCTACAGATGACATTATTGAGGAAGTGGAAAAGATGATTTTACGAAAAGAATAGAGAATAGAGAATAGAGAATAAAGAATAAAGAGAAGAGAGAGGAAAATAAATTAGAATGTCACTTCGAGTGTTTTCGGTCGGAGCGTTAGCGAAGATCGAAAAAGTATCGAGAAGGAGTTTTTTTGAGTGAAGCGATAGTGGAAATCAAAAATGTATCGAGAAGTGATTTGGAAAACAACATTAGAAAGAACAATAATAAAGTGAACAGCCTGAACCACATAAAAACGTATTATTTCATCGGTATTGGTGGGATAGGTATGAGTGCGCTGGCCCGCTATTTTAAAGCGGCCGGCCATGCGGTTTATGGCTATGATAAAACGCCCAGTACGATAACTAACCAACTGGAAGCCCTGGGGATTTCAATACATTATGAAGATTCGGTTGAGGCGATTCCCGTACATACTGCGGATAAAGAAAGCGTACTTGTTGTTTACACGCCTGCAATCCCTAAAAATCACAAAGGCTTCGCCTATGTCAAAAATCAGGGTTTTAGTATCAAAAAGCGGGCGGAAGTACTGGGGTTGTTGACCAAAGACAAATTTTGCCTGGCCGTTGCGGGAACGCACGGTAAAACGACCACATCAGCAATCCTGGGTCATTTACTGGCCGAAACCGGCGTTCCCGTGACCGCTTTTTTAGGTGGGATCGCAACCAATTATAACAGCAATCTCATCCAGAAAGGCGAAGAGGTCATCGTGGTGGAAGCTGATGAATATGACCGCTCGTTTTTGCAGTTGTATCCTAACATTGCCAGCATCAGTTCTATGGATGCAGACCATCTGGATATTTACGGTGATGTTTCGGTGATGGAAGAAGGTTTTAGGGAGTTTGCCCAGCACGTACAAAAAGACGGAACCCTTTTTATAAAAAATGGACTGGACCTCTCGGGAATTACGGTTGCCGTAGAAGAAAAAGCTGAATTTTCGGCAAATAATGTTACCATAAAAAACGGTGCTTTTCACTTTGACCTGCACTATCCTGACGGGATTTTAAAAGATATTAAAATACAATTACCAGGAAGGCACAACGTGTTCAACGCGGCAACCGCCCTGGCAATGGCCATAAAATATGGTGTTGCGGGTGGAGAATTAAAGTCGGCACTGGGCAGTTTTTCAGGTGTAAATAGGCGTTTTACGTATCGAATCAACAGGGAAGATCTTGTTCTTATTGACGATTACGCACACCATCCCACAGAGATTGATGCGGTGCGGCAATCTGTACGGGAATTATATCCCAACGAGGAGGTTTTAGTGGTTTTTCAGCCGCATCTTTTTAGCCGTACGTGTGATTTTATGGAGGATTTTGCAAAAAGTCTATCCCAGTTTGATGAAGTGCTACTGCTTGATATTTATCCTGCACGCGAAGAACCTATAGAAGGTGTGAACAGTGAATTATTACTGAAAAAAATAACGCTTCCGCGGAAGCGGAAAATTGCCAAAAATGAGCTAAAATCGGCAATAAATGCATCAAAACCGAAGATAATCGTTATGCTTGGTGCAGGTGACATTGGCGTGGAAATAGAAAAATTAACCAAAATACTTACGGCATGAAAGTTAATTGGTTTTACATAAAAATGACTGTTTTAGTCGGTTTTTCGGTGTTTTTGTTCAGTTTTTCGGCCAGAAGAAGCGGTGCGCGCAAGGTGGAAGGGGTACAGGTCAATTTTGAGGCTGGTGATAATCTTTTTATTACTGCCGCTGCGGTTAACAAATTGTTAATACAAAGTAATCAGCACCTTACGGGTCTGGACAAAGAACGTTTAGCTTTGGAAACATTAGAAAAACGTTTGGACAGCAACGCAATGATTGCAAATGCAGATGTTTATCTTACCCTTAATGGCATTGTAGGGGCAAATATTGAGCAACGCAAGCCACTGGCACGTATTGATGCGGCGATACCCTATTACCTGGATAAGACCGGTAGTGCCATGCCATTGTCCAGTAATTATTCGGCACGGGTTCCCATTGTGAACGGTGTGAACAAAGATCAACTGCACGAAGTTTTTCCGCTTTTGCAATATATAAAGAGTGACGCCATGCTTGATAAGCAGATTATAGGCCTTACACGTACTAAAAATGGAGGGTATTTGCTAACGCCCCGGGTGATGGAATATCGTATAAACCTCGGTAAGCCTGAAACATTAGCTTCAAAATTCAATAATTATAAGGCGTTTTATCAAAAAACGTTAAAAGATAAAAGTTTAGAAACATACCGCCTGGTGGACCTTAGGTTCAAGGGACAGGTAGTAGGTACTAAAAAGTAAGTTATGGAAGATAAGGATATAGCGGTAGGACTGGATATAGGCACCACTAAAATCGTAGCAATGGTGGGGCGCTATAACGAATACAAGAAAATGGAGATCCTGGGCATAGGGAAGTCTAAAAGCCTGGGTGTGCACCGCGGTGTGGTGAACAATATTACGCAGACCATACAATCCATTCAGCAAGCTATCCAGGAGGCCGAAAGTGCTTCTGCCATCAAAATAGAAGACGTGGTGGTGGGCATCGCTGGCCAACATATACGGAGTTTACAACATAGCGATTACATAACGCGTGCAAACCCAGATGAGGTGATTGACGGGAAAGATATCGATCTGTTGTGCAACCAGGTTCACAAACTTGTCATGTTGCCCGGGGAAGAGATCATTCACGTGCTTCCGCAGGAATACAAAGTAGACGGTCAGGCCGAAATAAAAGAACCTATTGGGATGTATGGTGGTAGGCTAGAGGCCAATTTTCACGTGGTAGTGGGCCAGGTTTCCAGTATTAGAAATATAGGGCGTTGCGTAAAAAGTGCCGGACTCAATCTGGACAGAATTACGCTGGAACCGCTTGCGTCAGCCAATGCGGTGCTTAGCCAGGAGGAAAAAGAAGCCGGGGTGGCGCTGATTGATATAGGTGGTGGCACCACAGACCTCGCCATTTTTAAAGATGGGATCATTCGTCATACGGCGGTAATTCCCTTTGGCGGAA
It contains:
- the murD gene encoding UDP-N-acetylmuramoyl-L-alanine--D-glutamate ligase gives rise to the protein MAKKLIILGGGESGIGAALLGKKEGFEVFVSDFGKIKTKYKDVLINNAIEWEEGGHSESRILTADAVVKSPGIPDKAPLIVSLKAEGIPVISEIEFASRYTKANLIAITGSNGKTTTTSMVAHILKVAGLKSIAAGNIGDSFARGVAEKDIENYVLEISSFQLDGIVDFAPHIAIITNITPDHLDRYEYKFENYIASKFRIAMNQTESDYLIYDADDTVITDWLEKHPVKARLLPFSVLKKVKEGAYLANDKIIIEIDNNQLTMSTANLSMKGVHNTKNAMAAATASRLLSIRKATIRESLEGFQGVEHRLEQVLKINNVSYINDSKATNVNATFYALDSMTAPTVWIVGGTDKGNDYKDLFPLVNEKVKAIICLGVDNRKLMDTFSNMVDVIIETQSVVEATKIAYKLANKGENVLLSPACASFDLFENYEDRGRQFKEAVRNL
- a CDS encoding FtsW/RodA/SpoVE family cell cycle protein codes for the protein MSKSWNIITNLKGDRAIWAIVAFLALFSFLPVYSASSNLAYLYGDGDTIGFLVRHFMHLVLGFAIIYGVHRVPYHYFKGLSIILLPVILILLIVTLAQGTTIDGANASRWIQVPFVGFTFQTSTLAAVVLMVYVARYLSKIQDREITFKESLLPLWLPVGVMLALILPANFSTTAIIAAMTFTLLFIGGYPLKYLGSMLLVGFFLLAFFVVAAKAFPKAFPNRVDTWMARVDSFTDNVDTEADYQIEKAKIAIATGGVMGLGPGKSVQKNFLPQSTSDFIFAIIVEEWGLLGGMTLMLLYLLLLFRIVIVAFKSPSVFGKLVALGVGLPIVFQALINMAVAVELFPVTGQTLPMVSSGGTSIWMTCLAIGIILSVSAKREEIRAQEEKAEEEMNPLEVLSEAL
- the murG gene encoding undecaprenyldiphospho-muramoylpentapeptide beta-N-acetylglucosaminyltransferase, encoding MKPYRFIISGGGTGGHIYPALAIADGLKVKYPDAEFLFVGARDRMEMEKVPQAGYTIKGLWITGIKRELTLSNLMFPLKLISSLLASVKIIKTFKPDVVIGTGGFASGPLLQAANSKNIPTLIQEQNSYAGVTNKLLSKKAKKICVAYDNMQAFFPKEKIVKTGNPVRQDLLEINDKRRDGQIKFRLEEGKQTLLVLGGSLGARAINAFVSKNLDYILAQGVQVIWQTGKLYYEQYKENDTLENVTVLAYIDTMNLAYAAADLIISRAGAGSVSELCIVGKPVIFIPSPNVAEDHQTKNAQAIATKDAAILLAEKELETQFKPIFDELVKNPEKRRKLGENINKLALPHATDDIIEEVEKMILRKE
- the murC gene encoding UDP-N-acetylmuramate--L-alanine ligase translates to MSALARYFKAAGHAVYGYDKTPSTITNQLEALGISIHYEDSVEAIPVHTADKESVLVVYTPAIPKNHKGFAYVKNQGFSIKKRAEVLGLLTKDKFCLAVAGTHGKTTTSAILGHLLAETGVPVTAFLGGIATNYNSNLIQKGEEVIVVEADEYDRSFLQLYPNIASISSMDADHLDIYGDVSVMEEGFREFAQHVQKDGTLFIKNGLDLSGITVAVEEKAEFSANNVTIKNGAFHFDLHYPDGILKDIKIQLPGRHNVFNAATALAMAIKYGVAGGELKSALGSFSGVNRRFTYRINREDLVLIDDYAHHPTEIDAVRQSVRELYPNEEVLVVFQPHLFSRTCDFMEDFAKSLSQFDEVLLLDIYPAREEPIEGVNSELLLKKITLPRKRKIAKNELKSAINASKPKIIVMLGAGDIGVEIEKLTKILTA
- a CDS encoding cell division protein FtsQ/DivIB; translation: MKVNWFYIKMTVLVGFSVFLFSFSARRSGARKVEGVQVNFEAGDNLFITAAAVNKLLIQSNQHLTGLDKERLALETLEKRLDSNAMIANADVYLTLNGIVGANIEQRKPLARIDAAIPYYLDKTGSAMPLSSNYSARVPIVNGVNKDQLHEVFPLLQYIKSDAMLDKQIIGLTRTKNGGYLLTPRVMEYRINLGKPETLASKFNNYKAFYQKTLKDKSLETYRLVDLRFKGQVVGTKK
- the ftsA gene encoding cell division protein FtsA; translation: MEDKDIAVGLDIGTTKIVAMVGRYNEYKKMEILGIGKSKSLGVHRGVVNNITQTIQSIQQAIQEAESASAIKIEDVVVGIAGQHIRSLQHSDYITRANPDEVIDGKDIDLLCNQVHKLVMLPGEEIIHVLPQEYKVDGQAEIKEPIGMYGGRLEANFHVVVGQVSSIRNIGRCVKSAGLNLDRITLEPLASANAVLSQEEKEAGVALIDIGGGTTDLAIFKDGIIRHTAVIPFGGNVITEDIKEGCSIIEKQAELLKIKFGSAWPGENKDNEIVSIPGLRGREPKEITLKNLSKIIHARVVEIVEQVYQEIKNYGHEEQKKKLIAGIVLTGGGSQLKHLKQLVEYITGMDTRIGFPNEHLAGDSTSETTSPLYATAVGLVMNSLQTKDEKSRRPKEKEELIEDFEQKIEEEQDFQEDHQAPEPTSPRKSIFDKWAEKFKDFLDNAE